One Magnetospirillum sp. 15-1 genomic region harbors:
- a CDS encoding heavy-metal-associated domain-containing protein — MSTTYRVTGMSCGGCSKSVTSAIQEIAPGAKVEVDLGNKAVTVDGADEAQVKQAVDAAGFGFEGRV, encoded by the coding sequence ATGTCCACCACCTATCGCGTCACCGGCATGAGCTGCGGCGGCTGCTCCAAGTCCGTGACCTCGGCCATTCAGGAAATCGCCCCCGGCGCCAAGGTCGAAGTGGACCTGGGCAACAAGGCGGTAACCGTCGACGGGGCCGACGAGGCCCAGGTCAAGCAGGCCGTCGACGCCGCCGGCTTCGGCTTCGAGGGCAGGGTTTAA